The Primulina eburnea isolate SZY01 chromosome 6, ASM2296580v1, whole genome shotgun sequence genome contains a region encoding:
- the LOC140835210 gene encoding uncharacterized protein, with amino-acid sequence MDEIQTTRMSTDDSSKKSFGLPNLTGFDIYSLVSNFPKKVCEYVELHFKPIKRDDYSNILQFSERKNEELSTSLLNLEKQMYAWKENPKWVDHPPEIKVTVPKGSLCNLVMKVNVGLPPDKVYNILTDPDSKRVFKNIKEVISRKVLVEEGSRQLLEVEQAALWRFLWWSGTISVHVLVDQNREDHTMKFKQIKSGFMQRFEGCWKMEPLYVDEDLCHPLKPESLKDYISCTKGRGRIGSKLHLEQLIQPSIVPPPPISWYLRGITTKTTEMLIHDLLAEADRIRQDPSSRVEGLDLFDGKTGEYGVDGLCDIKERWAMRRKNSRRCQRRLCT; translated from the exons ATGGATGAGATTCAAACCACAAGAATGAGCACAGACGACTCAAGCAAGAAAAGCTTTGGGCTTCCTAATTTGACcggttttgatatatatagctTGGTCTCAAACTTCCCTAAGAAAGTGTGCGAGTACGTCGAG CTGCATTTCAAACCAATTAAGAGAGATGACTATTCAAATATCTTACAATTTTCTGAGAGGAAGAACGAAGAGTTATCCACTTCATTGTTGAATTTAGAAAAACAAATGTACGCCTGGAAAGAGAATCCAAAGTGGGTCGATCATCCTCCAGAAATAAAG GTCACCGTACCTAAAGGTTCACTTTGCAACCTAGTTATGAAAGTCAACGTCGGGTTGCCACCAGATAAGGTTTATAACATTCTCACAGATCCTGATAGCAAAAGAGTTTTCAAGAATATTAAG GAAGTAATATCAAGAAAAGTTTTAGTTGAGGAAGGATCGAGGCAATTACTGGAAGTGGAGCAAGCAGCACTTTGGAGATTTCTTTGGTGGTCTGGGACTATCTCTGTTCATGTTTTAGTAGATCAGAACAGAGAAGATCACACT ATGAAATTTAAACAAATAAAGTCAGGATTCATGCAAAGATTCGAAGGTTGCTGGAAAATGGAACCTTTATACGTCGACGAAGACTTGTGCCACCCGTTAAAGCCCGAGTCTCTGAAAGATTACATTTCTTGTACTAAAGGAAGGGGAAGAATCGGCTCAAAGTTGCACTTGGAACAACTCATACAGCCATCCATCGTTCCACCCCCTCCTATTTCTTGGTATCTGAGAGGAATTACTACAAAGACTACAGAAATGCTGATTCATGACTTGCTCGCTGAAGCTGACCGAATCAGGCAAGATCCTTCTTCACGGGTTGAGGGCCTGGATTTGTTTGATGGAAAAACTGGTGAATATGGAGTTGATGGTTTGTGTGATATTAAGGAGAGATGGGCGATGAGAAGAAAAAATTCGAGGCGTTGTCAGAGAAGGTTGTGTACTTGA
- the LOC140835208 gene encoding small ribosomal subunit protein eS1-like, which produces MAVGKNKRISKGKKGGKKKVTDPFAKKDWYDIKAPSIFNTRNVGKTLVTRTQGTKIASEGLKHRVVEVSLADLQGDEDHAFRKIRLRVEDVQGKNVLTNFWGMDFTTDKLRSLVKKWQSLIEAHVDVKTTDNYTLRMFCIGFTKKRVNQQKRTCYALSSQIRQIRRKMREIMVNQAQSCDLKDLVQKFIPESIGKEIEKATSSIYPLQNVYIRKVKILKAPKFDLGKLMEVHGDYSEDVGIKLERPAEETMAEVAEVVGA; this is translated from the exons ATGGCCGTCGG AAAGAACAAGAGGATTTCAAAGGGTAAGAAGGGAGGCAAGAAGAAAGT GACTGATCCGTTTGCCAAGAAAGATTGGTATGATATCAAAGCGCCTTCAATATTCAATACCAGAAATGTTGGCAAAACCCTTGTTACACGTACGCAGGGTACAAAG ATTGCTTCGGAAGGACTCAAGCATCGTGTCGTTGAGGTGTCCTTGGCTGACCTTCAAGGTGATGAAGACCATGCCTTCAGAAAGATCCGCTTGAGAGTTGAAGATGTTCAGGGCAAGAACGTTCTCACAAACTTCTGG GGTATGGATTTTACTACTGATAAGTTGAGGTCACTTGTCAAGAAGTGGCAGTCATTGATTGAGGCTCATGTTGATGTCAAGACAACTGACAATTATACTCTGAGGATGTTTTGCATTGGTTTCACCAAGAAGCGTGTGAATCAGCAGAAGCGGACATGTTACGCACTTTCCAGCCAAATTCGTCAA ATTCGGAGGAAGATGCGGGAAATCATGGTTAACCAGGCACAATCTTGTGATCTCAAGGATTTGGTTCAGAAGTTCATTCCCGAGTCAATCGGAAAAGAGATTGAAAAGGCTACTTCTAGCATTTACCCTCTGCAAAATGTGTACATTAGGAAGGTCAAGATCTTAAAAGCTCCCAAATTCGACCTTGGCAAGTTAATGGAG GTTCACGGCGATTATAGTGAAGACGTCGGTATCAAGCTGGAGAGGCCTGCTGAGGAGACTATGGCTGAGGTGGCCGAAGTCGTCGGTGCTTAG
- the LOC140835203 gene encoding acylamino-acid-releasing enzyme isoform X1, whose amino-acid sequence MSKLRMLVSGHDSVLHSHFNSPLSISPKKISLFSSQPLCISSSRRSSVLTVMDNSKSNPTKELPVGFDATMLEEYASLSKLLQEFTDIPTIDKAWTFKSDNGDAEDGSHAMFSISQPNTLANKRRKSILSSHILQKNSGSVTFQWAPFPIEVNGVSAMIPSPSGTKLLIIRNPENGSPTHFEIWGPSDVKDFVVAQSIHGSVYTDGWFEGISWNSDETTVAYVAEEPNPTKPTFNNFGFKTEGATEKECCSWKGQGDWEEDWGETYVGKRRPTLFVIDVNSGEVRAVEGVGDTLSVGQVVWAPSAEGDQYLVFVGWLSSDRKLGMKYCYNRPCFLYAVKAPSFKLEDSLTRNSAEDLRIVNLTLGISSAFFPRFSPGGKNLIFLSARSSVDSGAHSATDSLHKIDWPSDGKLGPHLEIVDVVPVVTCPEDGCFPGLYCSKFLSEPWLSDGHTIILSSVWGSVQAILSVNVLSGRVSLISPNSSNFSWDVLALDADNIIAICSSVIDVPQIKYGSLIHKTSTDAKWNWLDVFSPITKCYENVKSLMSSPQVSILKIPVRSMPENFTEGGSKPFEAIFVSSKSKMPNGQEPMIVILHGGPHSVSLSSFSKSLAFLSSLGYSLLIVNYRGSLGFGEEALQSLPGNVGSQDVSDVLTAIDYVVDKGLADPSKIAVLGGSHGGFLTTHLIGQAPDRFVAAAARNPVCNLALMVGTSDIPDWCFFEAYGSEGKALFTESPSPEQLALFHSKSPISHISKVKTPTLFLLGAKDLRVPISNGLQYARALKKKGVETKVIVFPEDVHGIERPQSDFESFLNIGVWFKKYCR is encoded by the exons ATGTCGAAACTTAGGATGTTAGTATCAGGACATGATTCAGTGTTGCACTCCCACTTCAACTCTCCACTCTCTATTTCCCCCAAGAAAATCTCACTTTTTTCTTCACAGCCACTCTGCATCTCCTCCAG TCGAAGATCGTCGGTTTTAACTGTCATGGACAATTCAAAATCCAACCCCACCAAAGAACTGCCAGTAGGTTTTGATGCTACTATGCTCGAAGAATATGCTTCTCTTTCTAAGTTACTCCAAGAATTCACAGATATCCCTACCATAGATAAAGCATGGACTTTTAAATCTGACAATGGTGATGCTG AAGATGGTTCTCATGCTATGTTTTCCATTAGCCAACCAAATACTTTGGCCAACAAGAGGAGGAAATCCATATTATCCAGTCACATACTACAAAAAAATAGTGGTTCTGTGACTTTTCAGTGGGCCCCATTTCCTATCGAGGTTAACGGTGTCTCTGCTATGATACCCTCTCCATCAGGTACAAAGCTTCTAATTATTCGAAACCCTGAGAATGGCTCTCCAACACACTTTGAAATATGGGGCCCGTCTGATGTGAAGGACTTTGTTGTTGCACAATCTATCCATGGATCGGTATATACTGATGGATG GTTTGAGGGAATCTCATGGAACTCAGATGAAACCACTGTAGCTTATGTTGCCGAGGAACCTAATCCCACAAAACCCACTTTTAACAACTTTGGTTTCAAAACCGAAGGTGCCACAGAGAAGGAATGCTGTAGCTGGAAGGGTCAAGGTGATTGGGAAGAGGATTGGGGAGAAACTTATGTCGGCAAAAGGCGGCCAACACTTTTTGTCATTGATGTCAATAG TGGAGAGGTACGTGCTGTTGAAGGAGTAGGAGACACGTTGAGTGTTGGCCAAGTTGTATGGGCACCATCAGCTGAAGGCGATCAATATTTGGTATTTGTTGGGTGGCTTTCAAGTGATAGGAAACTTGGTATGAAATATTGCTACAATAGGCCTTGTTTCTTGTATGCAGTTAAAGCACCATCTTTCAAATTGGAAGACAGCTTAACCAG AAATTCCGCTGAAGATTTACGCATTGTGAATTTGACCCTTGGCATCAGCAGTGCATTCTTTCCTCGGTTCAG CCCAGGTGGGAAAAACCTCATCTTTTTGTCTGCACGAAGTTCTGTGGACTCCGGGGCACATTCAGCTACAGATTCACTTCATAAGATCGATTGGCCATCTGACGGAAAGCTCGGACCCCATCTGGAAATTGTAGATGTG GTTCCTGTTGTGACGTGTCCTGAAGATGGCTGCTTTCCTGGGCTTTATTGCTCTAAGTTTCTCAGTGAACCATGGCTTTCTGATGGACATACCATCATTTTATCTTCTGTTTGGGGCAGTGTTCAAGCAATACTTTCAGTGAATGTATTAAG TGGAAGAGTGTCACTGATCAGTCCAAATAGCTCAAACTTTTCTTGGGATGTCCTTGCTCTAGATGCAGACAATATCATTGCCA TTTGCAGTAGCGTAATTGATGTTCCTCAAATCAAGTATGGCAGTCTCATTCACAAGACTTCTACAGATGCTAAATGGAATTGGCTTGACGTTTTTAGCCCCATAACCAAATGTTATGAAAAT GTTAAGTCTTTAATGTCTTCCCCTCAGGTTAGTATATTGAAGATTCCGGTCAGGAGCATGCCTGAGAACTTTACAGAAG GTGGAAGCAAACCATTTGAAGCTATCTTTGTATCTTCCAAATCCAAGATGCCTAATGGGCAAGAACCAATGATAGTAATCCTTCATGGTGGTCCTCACTCTGTTTCATTGTCCAGTTTCTCAAAGTCCTTGGCTTTCCTCAGTTCACTGGGTTACAGTTTGTTGATTGTGAATTATAG AGGTTCATTGGGATTTGGTGAAGAAGCATTGCAGTCTCTTCCAGGAAATGTGGGGTCTCAG GATGTCAGTGATGTTCTCACTGCTATAGACTATGTTGTCGATAAGGGACTCGCGGACCCATCTAAAATAGCCGTTCTTGGTGGTTCACATGGTGGATTTTTGACAACGCACTTGATTGGTCAG GCACCGGACAGATTTGTTGCAGCAGCTGCCAGAAACCCTGTATGCAACCTTGCCTTGATGGTTGGCACATCTGATATTCCCGATTGGTGTTTCTTCGAGGCATATGGAAGTGAGGGAAAAGCTCTCTTTACCGAATCCCCTTCACCAGAACAACTTGCTTTGTTTCACAGCAAGTCTCCGATTTCTCACATATCTAAG GTCAAAACTCCCACACTGTTCCTTCTTGGAGCTAAGGACCTTCGTGTGCCGATTTCTAACGGATTACAA TATGCACGAGCATTGAAGAAGAAAGGAGTGGAAACTAAGGTGATTGTGTTTCCTGAAGATGTGCATGGCATTGAACG ACCACAGTCCGATTTTGAGAGCTTCCTCAATATTGGAGTCTGGTTCAAGAAGTACTGCAGATAG
- the LOC140835205 gene encoding uncharacterized protein, producing the protein MGALMSKFWFMLFPAKEYKIVVVGLDNAGKTTTLYKLHLGEVVTTHPTVGSNVEEVVYRNIRFEVWDLGGQERLRTSWATYYRGTHAVIVVIDSTDRARISIVKDELFGLLPHEDLQNAAVLIFANKQDIKDCMTPAEITDALSLHSIKNHDWHIQASCALTGEGLYDGMGWIAQKVTGKATS; encoded by the exons ATGGGTGCCCTCATGTCCAAATTCTGGTTCATGCTGTTTCCGGCGAAGGAGTATAAGATCGTCGTGGTGGGTTTGGACAACGCCGGAAAAACGACGACGCTCTACAAGCTTCATTTAGGGGAGGTGGTCACCACCCACCCTACTGTTGGAAGCAATGTCGAGGAGGTTGTTTACAGGAATATTCGTTTCGAG GTATGGGATCTTGGTGGGCAAGAACGACTCAGGACATCGTGGGCAACATACTATCGTGGGACTCATGCTGTTATCGTGGTAATTGACAGCACAGACAGAGCCAGGATTTCTATCGTGAAGGACGAATTATTTGGACTCCTTCCACACGAAGATCTACAAAATGCTGCTGTTCTCATATTTGCAAACAAGCAGGATATCAAGGATTGCATGACACCAGCTGAAATTACCGATGCTCTCTCACTTCACAGTATCAAGAACCATGATTGGCATATTCAAGCTAGTTGTGCTCTTACTGGTGAAGGTTTATACGATGGCATGGGATGGATAGCGCAGAAAGTAACTGGGAAAGCAACTAGCTGA
- the LOC140835209 gene encoding 2-methylene-furan-3-one reductase-like: MVCILSFTTFQWRSLLHSSLTKHPPLFLSSPLSIQGCAKPTHFVQKPIDAPRNLRVLAASPSAETSTAAASSSSSVPSEMKAWTYSEYGGVDVLKFESNVAVPEVKGDQVLIKVAAASLNPVDFKRRLGKFQATDSPLPTVPGYDVAGVVVKVGSQVNGLKEGDQVYGNINEKPLNGPKQFGSLAEYTAVEEKLLALKPKNLDFAEAASLPLAIETAYEGLLKAGFSEGKSILVLGGAGGVGSLAIQVAKHVFGASKIAATSSTSKLEFLKSLGADLAIDYTKENFEEMPEKYDVVYDAVGQSDRAVKVVKEGGSVVVLTGAVTPPGFRFVVTSNGEYLKDLTPYLESGKVNPIIDPKGPFPFDKVKEAFSYLETNRATGKVVIYPIQ, encoded by the exons ATGGTCTGTATCCTTTCCTTTACAACCTTCCAATGGAGATCACTCCTCCACTCTTCACTAACCAAACATCCACCTCTTTTTTTATCCTCCCCATTAAGCATACAAGGCTGTGCAAAACCAACCCATTTCGTCCAAAAACCCATTGACGCTCCTCGAAACCTCAGAGTACTTGCAGCTTCTCCATCTGCGGAAACCTCAACTGCTGctgcttcttcttcttcctcagTTCCCTCTGAAATGAAGGCCTGGACATACAGTGAGTATGGGGGTGTTGATGTGTTGAAATTTGAGTCGAATGTTGCCGTACCTGAGGTCAAGGGAGATCAGGTTCTGATTAAAGTTGCTGCTGCTTCGCTTAACCCTGTCGATTTCAAGAGGAGATTAGGGAAATTTCAGGCCACCGATTCACCTCTTCCT ACGGTTCCAGGCTATGATGTAGCCGGCGTTGTGGTTAAAGTTGGAAGTCAGGTGAATGGTCTGAAGGAAGGGGATCAAGTGTATGGAAACATCAATGAGAAGCCGCTGAATGGACCAAAACAGTTCGGGTCTTTAGCGGAATACACTGCCGTCGAGGAGAAATTATTGGCCCTGAAGCCTAAGAATCTTGATTTCGCGGAAGCGGCCAGTCTCCCTCTTGCAATTGAGACGGCATACGAAGGCCTTCTAAAGGCTGGTTTTTCTGAGGGTAAATCCATTCTTGTTCTTGGTGGAGCTGGTGGCGTTGGATCGCTTGCGATTCAG GTTGCAAAACATGTGTTTGGCGCATCAAAGATAGCTGCCACTTCCAGCACATCAAAACTTGAATTTCTGAAAAGCTTGGGTGCTGACTTAGCTATTGACTACACTAAAGAGAACTTTGAAGAGATGCCGGAGAAATACGATGTAGTTTACGATGCAGTTG GACAAAGCGACAGGGCAGTGAAAGTAGTGAAGGAAGGCGGGAGTGTAGTTGTCCTAACCGGTGCTGTAACCCCGCCAGGTTTCAGATTCGTGGTCACTTCAAATGGAGAATATTTAAAGGATCTGACTCCATATCTGGAGAGTGGGAAGGTGAATCCGATAATCGATCCTAAGGGACCCTTCCCCTTCGACAAGGTTAAAGAAGCTTTCTCATACCTGGAAACGAACCGGGCTACTGGTAAGGTGGTCATATACCCAATTCAGTGA
- the LOC140835206 gene encoding guanine nucleotide-binding protein subunit gamma 2-like — protein MFLVQFKKKIVGLLCFLIVRLVFIYTSEVYKKMQTGSSGELRSPTGAADTRGKHRVSAELKRLEQETRFLEEELEQLEKMEKASSACKEMLSNIETRPDPLLPVTNGPINPIWDRWFEGLQDSSGCRCRIL, from the exons ATGTTTCTTGttcaattcaaaaaaaaaattgtgggtCTCCTTTGTTTTCTGATTGTGCGTTTAGTTTTTATTTATACGTCAGAAGTATATAAAAAAATGCAAACTGGGAGTTCAGGTGAGCTTCGATCGCCGACGGGAGCAGCGGATACAAGAGGGAAACACAGGGTTTCTGCTGAATTGAAGAGACTTGAGCAAGAAACTCGATTCTTGGAG GAAGAATTGGAACAGCTCGAGAAAATGGAGAAAGCATCATCTGCTTGTAAGGA GATGTTGAGTAATATTGAGACAAGACCAGATCCTCTTCTTCCTGT AACGAATGGTCCGATAAATCCAATCTGGGATCGATGGTTTGAAGGGCTTCAAGATTCTTCTGGATGTAGGTGCCGGATACTATGA
- the LOC140835202 gene encoding small ribosomal subunit protein uS8z/uS8w-like, translating to MVRVSVLNDALKSMYNAEKRGKRQVMIRPSSKVIIKFLLVMQKHGYIGEFEFVDDHRSGKIVVELNGRLNKCGVISPRFDIGVKDIEGWTARLLPSRQFGYIVLTTSAGIMDHEEARRKNVGGKVLGFFY from the exons ATGGTGAGAGTTAGTGTGCTTAATGATGCCCTCAAGAGCATGTACAATGCGGAGAAGCGGGGAAAGAGACAAGTAATGATAAGACCTTCGTCCAAAGTCATTATCAAGTTTCTCTTGGTGATGCAGAAGCATG GATATATTGGGGAGTTTGAGTTTGTAGATGATCACCGGTCTGGTAAAATTGTTGTCGAACTTAATGGAAGGTTGAACAAATGTGGTGTGATCAGCCCTCGGTTCGATATTGGTGTCAAGGATATTGAGGGATGGACTGCGAGGTTGCTTCCTTCCAGACAG TTTGGTTACATTGTGCTTACCACATCTGCTGGCATCATGGACCATGAAGAGGCCAGGAGGAAAAATGTTGGTGGCAAGGTTCTTGGCTTCTTTTATTAG
- the LOC140835203 gene encoding acylamino-acid-releasing enzyme 1 isoform X2 → MSKLRMLVSGHDSVLHSHFNSPLSISPKKISLFSSQPLCISSSRRSSVLTVMDNSKSNPTKELPVGFDATMLEEYASLSKLLQEFTDIPTIDKAWTFKSDNEDGSHAMFSISQPNTLANKRRKSILSSHILQKNSGSVTFQWAPFPIEVNGVSAMIPSPSGTKLLIIRNPENGSPTHFEIWGPSDVKDFVVAQSIHGSVYTDGWFEGISWNSDETTVAYVAEEPNPTKPTFNNFGFKTEGATEKECCSWKGQGDWEEDWGETYVGKRRPTLFVIDVNSGEVRAVEGVGDTLSVGQVVWAPSAEGDQYLVFVGWLSSDRKLGMKYCYNRPCFLYAVKAPSFKLEDSLTRNSAEDLRIVNLTLGISSAFFPRFSPGGKNLIFLSARSSVDSGAHSATDSLHKIDWPSDGKLGPHLEIVDVVPVVTCPEDGCFPGLYCSKFLSEPWLSDGHTIILSSVWGSVQAILSVNVLSGRVSLISPNSSNFSWDVLALDADNIIAICSSVIDVPQIKYGSLIHKTSTDAKWNWLDVFSPITKCYENVKSLMSSPQVSILKIPVRSMPENFTEGGSKPFEAIFVSSKSKMPNGQEPMIVILHGGPHSVSLSSFSKSLAFLSSLGYSLLIVNYRGSLGFGEEALQSLPGNVGSQDVSDVLTAIDYVVDKGLADPSKIAVLGGSHGGFLTTHLIGQAPDRFVAAAARNPVCNLALMVGTSDIPDWCFFEAYGSEGKALFTESPSPEQLALFHSKSPISHISKVKTPTLFLLGAKDLRVPISNGLQYARALKKKGVETKVIVFPEDVHGIERPQSDFESFLNIGVWFKKYCR, encoded by the exons ATGTCGAAACTTAGGATGTTAGTATCAGGACATGATTCAGTGTTGCACTCCCACTTCAACTCTCCACTCTCTATTTCCCCCAAGAAAATCTCACTTTTTTCTTCACAGCCACTCTGCATCTCCTCCAG TCGAAGATCGTCGGTTTTAACTGTCATGGACAATTCAAAATCCAACCCCACCAAAGAACTGCCAGTAGGTTTTGATGCTACTATGCTCGAAGAATATGCTTCTCTTTCTAAGTTACTCCAAGAATTCACAGATATCCCTACCATAGATAAAGCATGGACTTTTAAATCTGACAATG AAGATGGTTCTCATGCTATGTTTTCCATTAGCCAACCAAATACTTTGGCCAACAAGAGGAGGAAATCCATATTATCCAGTCACATACTACAAAAAAATAGTGGTTCTGTGACTTTTCAGTGGGCCCCATTTCCTATCGAGGTTAACGGTGTCTCTGCTATGATACCCTCTCCATCAGGTACAAAGCTTCTAATTATTCGAAACCCTGAGAATGGCTCTCCAACACACTTTGAAATATGGGGCCCGTCTGATGTGAAGGACTTTGTTGTTGCACAATCTATCCATGGATCGGTATATACTGATGGATG GTTTGAGGGAATCTCATGGAACTCAGATGAAACCACTGTAGCTTATGTTGCCGAGGAACCTAATCCCACAAAACCCACTTTTAACAACTTTGGTTTCAAAACCGAAGGTGCCACAGAGAAGGAATGCTGTAGCTGGAAGGGTCAAGGTGATTGGGAAGAGGATTGGGGAGAAACTTATGTCGGCAAAAGGCGGCCAACACTTTTTGTCATTGATGTCAATAG TGGAGAGGTACGTGCTGTTGAAGGAGTAGGAGACACGTTGAGTGTTGGCCAAGTTGTATGGGCACCATCAGCTGAAGGCGATCAATATTTGGTATTTGTTGGGTGGCTTTCAAGTGATAGGAAACTTGGTATGAAATATTGCTACAATAGGCCTTGTTTCTTGTATGCAGTTAAAGCACCATCTTTCAAATTGGAAGACAGCTTAACCAG AAATTCCGCTGAAGATTTACGCATTGTGAATTTGACCCTTGGCATCAGCAGTGCATTCTTTCCTCGGTTCAG CCCAGGTGGGAAAAACCTCATCTTTTTGTCTGCACGAAGTTCTGTGGACTCCGGGGCACATTCAGCTACAGATTCACTTCATAAGATCGATTGGCCATCTGACGGAAAGCTCGGACCCCATCTGGAAATTGTAGATGTG GTTCCTGTTGTGACGTGTCCTGAAGATGGCTGCTTTCCTGGGCTTTATTGCTCTAAGTTTCTCAGTGAACCATGGCTTTCTGATGGACATACCATCATTTTATCTTCTGTTTGGGGCAGTGTTCAAGCAATACTTTCAGTGAATGTATTAAG TGGAAGAGTGTCACTGATCAGTCCAAATAGCTCAAACTTTTCTTGGGATGTCCTTGCTCTAGATGCAGACAATATCATTGCCA TTTGCAGTAGCGTAATTGATGTTCCTCAAATCAAGTATGGCAGTCTCATTCACAAGACTTCTACAGATGCTAAATGGAATTGGCTTGACGTTTTTAGCCCCATAACCAAATGTTATGAAAAT GTTAAGTCTTTAATGTCTTCCCCTCAGGTTAGTATATTGAAGATTCCGGTCAGGAGCATGCCTGAGAACTTTACAGAAG GTGGAAGCAAACCATTTGAAGCTATCTTTGTATCTTCCAAATCCAAGATGCCTAATGGGCAAGAACCAATGATAGTAATCCTTCATGGTGGTCCTCACTCTGTTTCATTGTCCAGTTTCTCAAAGTCCTTGGCTTTCCTCAGTTCACTGGGTTACAGTTTGTTGATTGTGAATTATAG AGGTTCATTGGGATTTGGTGAAGAAGCATTGCAGTCTCTTCCAGGAAATGTGGGGTCTCAG GATGTCAGTGATGTTCTCACTGCTATAGACTATGTTGTCGATAAGGGACTCGCGGACCCATCTAAAATAGCCGTTCTTGGTGGTTCACATGGTGGATTTTTGACAACGCACTTGATTGGTCAG GCACCGGACAGATTTGTTGCAGCAGCTGCCAGAAACCCTGTATGCAACCTTGCCTTGATGGTTGGCACATCTGATATTCCCGATTGGTGTTTCTTCGAGGCATATGGAAGTGAGGGAAAAGCTCTCTTTACCGAATCCCCTTCACCAGAACAACTTGCTTTGTTTCACAGCAAGTCTCCGATTTCTCACATATCTAAG GTCAAAACTCCCACACTGTTCCTTCTTGGAGCTAAGGACCTTCGTGTGCCGATTTCTAACGGATTACAA TATGCACGAGCATTGAAGAAGAAAGGAGTGGAAACTAAGGTGATTGTGTTTCCTGAAGATGTGCATGGCATTGAACG ACCACAGTCCGATTTTGAGAGCTTCCTCAATATTGGAGTCTGGTTCAAGAAGTACTGCAGATAG
- the LOC140833638 gene encoding calmodulin-1-like: MMDAVLNEEQIVEFKEAFSLFDKDGDGCITIEELATVIRSLDQNPSEEELQDMINEVDSDGNGTIEFAEFLTLMAKKVKDTDSEEDLKEAFKVFDKDQNGYISATELRHVMINLGEKLSDDEVEQMIREADLDGDGQVNYDEFVKMMLTTG; encoded by the exons ATGATGGATGCAGTACTTaatgaagaacagattgttgaGTTCAAAGAAGCCTTCAGTCTATTTGACAAAGATGGTGATG GTTGTATTACCATCGAAGAATTGGCAACAGTGATAAGGTCTCTGGATCAGAATCCCAGTGAGGAGGAGCTTCAAGATATGATTAATGAAGTTGATTCTGACGGGAATGGGACTATCGAATTTGCTGAGTTCTTGACTCTCATGGCCAAGAAAGTCAAG GACACTGATTCGGAGGAGGATCTCAAGGAAGCATTCAAAGTGTTTGACAAAGATCAAAATGGTTACATTTCAGCTACTGAG CTGCGTCATGTAATGATCAATTTAGGGGAAAAATTAAGCGATGATGAGGTTGAGCAGATGATTAGAGAAGCCGATTTGGATGGTGACGGGCAAGTTAATTACGATGAATTTGTGAAGATGATGCTGACTACTGGTTGA
- the LOC140835201 gene encoding PRA1 family protein D-like yields the protein MSSPPPPSGVTTSAAGLRTWRQFLDPSSLRIPISLSESSYRLTQNLGFFLPNYALLILAIFLLALITHPLNLILFLCIFAAWTYLVFFRDEPLTLLEYDIDQKIVVGFLAVLTLGALFWTKAWLSLFLALIIGALVIFFHAILRAPEDSLEDSPYGSLLNVVDSPRGQYASV from the coding sequence ATGTCATCGCCGCCTCCACCGTCCGGCGTCACCACGTCTGCCGCTGGGCTACGCACATGGCGACAATTCCTAGACCCATCATCTCTCAGAATCCCCATCTCCCTCTCCGAATCCTCCTATCGCCTCACTCAAAATCTCGGTTTCTTCCTTCCAAACTACGCTCTCCTCATTCTTGCCATCTTCCTCCTGGCCCTCATCACCCACCCGCTCAACCTGATTCTTTTCCTCTGCATCTTTGCGGCCTGGACATACTTAGTTTTCTTTCGCGACGAGCCTTTAACTCTCCTTGAATACGATATTGACCAAAAAATAGTTGTGGGTTTTCTTGCCGTACTGACATTGGGTGCGCTCTTCTGGACTAAAGCTTGGTTAAGTCTGTTCCTTGCTTTGATAATTGGGGCCTTGGTGATATTTTTTCACGCGATTTTGAGGGCGCCTGAGGATTCTTTGGAAGATTCGCCATACGGGTCATTGCTTAATGTTGTGGATAGTCCGAGGGGACAATATGCTAGTGTCTGA